AATTGATCAAGAATACAAGAAGACTTCACCACTAATTTAAGAAATGAAGGAAATCCAAAAACGCCCAAAATGTTTGGCGATTTGTCATGTCTGGCTTGGCGCGCTATGGGCACGGTAGGTTCCTCTATGAATAGCCAGCCACGAAAAATCGCCAAACGGGTTTTCTCCGGACATCGGGGGAAATGAAGAATCTCAAGGGCGTAATCTCGCTATGATTCTTTAATGTCCCCCGAAAAACCGTTGCGGGATTTTTAATTCGGGAAAGACCATAACGCGTTCCCGTTTAACCCGACAGAAAGAGCGCCCCGAATTAATAATGCCGCAACATTTTGCCTGCCCTGAGGTTCCTCGAAGGGGATTTCTTCGGTTGAATCTGAATTTATTTCATTTCTTGAATTAGTGGTGAAGTCTTCTTCTTAAATCCGTGTAAGGAGCAGGACAGAGCAGCGCCCTCCATTGAATTTCATACCCTCTCTCATTCTCTATGACTTCTTAAAAAAACATACATTTCTTTTCGTGTCTTCGGTGCGCGTGAAATCCTCTCTGGATTTCTTCATTTCTGAATCAGGGCTTCCGCCAGAACAACCTGAGCCAGGTCAGGTAGAGCAGGTGGTTGAGGCCGTTGAAAATCTCAAATGGCGGAATCTTGGAGGCACCGGCCCGGCGGTCTTCAAAACAGATGGGCACTTCGGTCATGCGCGCCCCGACGCGGGAGAGCCGGAACACGATTTCCATGAAAAAACTATAGCCATTGGATTTGATTTTCCCCAAATCGACCTGGCGAAGGAAGTCCACCCGGAAGACCCGGAACGACGTCGTCATTTCGTGCAGTGAGATGCCCAGCAGGCGTCTGGCACCCCAATTCGCCAGTTTGCTGATAATGCGGCGATAGCCCGCGTAGTTGCAGGACCCCCCGGCCATGTAGCGGGAGCCGGTCACAAAATCCCTGTCCCCCAGCGCTGCCAGCAGGCGGGGGATATCATCCGGGTTATGGGAAAAATCGGCATCCATGGTGACCAGGGCGTCGTAATGCTGGGTCTCGGCATACTCCATGGCCCATTCATGGGCACTTCCCAAACCCAGTTTCCCGGGCCGGTGGACCACCTTGAGGCGGGGGTTGGTTGCTGCGAGTTCGTCAAGAATCCGGCCGGTTCCATCGGGGGAGTCGTCGTCAATCACCAGCATGTCGTAGCCGGGATTCAAGCCCAGGACATGATGGCAGAGCGAGGCGATATTCTCGCTTTCGTTATAGGTGGCAGTGAAGACAAGTATTGTATTCATAAGATCGTTAAATGGACGGGGAGCTTTGTGGCATTCCGTTTGTTCGGGAGCGTGGTGGTGACCGCCACTCGTTTGCCGGTGCCCCTGTCCAGCATTCCAATCCAGAGTTCATAGTCGCCGGGTTTGGCGGTTGCGGGAATGGTCACCTTCCGGCGCT
This region of bacterium genomic DNA includes:
- a CDS encoding polyprenol monophosphomannose synthase — translated: MNTILVFTATYNESENIASLCHHVLGLNPGYDMLVIDDDSPDGTGRILDELAATNPRLKVVHRPGKLGLGSAHEWAMEYAETQHYDALVTMDADFSHNPDDIPRLLAALGDRDFVTGSRYMAGGSCNYAGYRRIISKLANWGARRLLGISLHEMTTSFRVFRVDFLRQVDLGKIKSNGYSFFMEIVFRLSRVGARMTEVPICFEDRRAGASKIPPFEIFNGLNHLLYLTWLRLFWRKP